From Rhodopseudomonas palustris:
GCGTTGAAACTGCTTGCGGATATCGCGCAGGGGCGGGTGATCCAGTCGCTCGCCGCCGAAGGCGGGTTGCAGTCGACGTTGTGGGCCGGGCCGGAGACGCTGTCGCGCTCGATGAAGCAGGGCGTGCATCCGGTGCAGGGCACGACGCGCAGCAAGCGGGTCGGCCTGAAGCTCGGCTTTGCCGGCACGGACTACGGCTATGCGATCGACCTCGGTCTGCCGGTGCCGTCGGAACGATCGTTGTTCGCGCGCGACCCCGAGATCAAGGCCGAAAGCGTCTGGACCGGCGAATTGCTTGGCCGCGCCAATGCGTTTGCCGAGCGCCGCGGCCCGTCGGTGCGGGTGCGCGACGAGGGGGGCCAGTGGCGCGAGACCTATCGGACGCTCGCGACCTACGACAGCATGATGACTCACTGCGCCGATCCCAAGGATGCGCTCGAACTGCTGCTGCTGCGCGAGCGCATGAACGGCTGGCGGTTCTACGATCAGCTCCGCACCGATCGCGACGCGCCGGCGCGGCGGCCGCAGATCGGCACCTATACGCCGGTGCTGGCGAGCGACGGCGCCGATCTCGCAGCCGCGATTCAGACCATCATCGAGATCGGCGATCCTGACCGGCTCGACGAGACCGTCGTCGACGCCTTTCCCCGTGCGCGCCTCGCCGTCGCAGCCCTCGACGGCTATTTCGAGCTGGAGATGCAGCAGCACGGTCTGCTCCGCCCGCTGAAGACGGCCGAACTGTCGGACGGCACGCTGCGCTATCTGCTGCTGGTCGCGGCGCTGCTGTCGCCGCGGCCGCCGGACCTGATGATCCTCAACGAACCGGAGGCGAGCCTGCACCCCGATCTACTGGCGCCCTTGGCGCGGTTGATTGCGGCGGCTGCGGAGCGTTCGCAGATCATCGTGGTCTCGCACGCGCGCGGGTTGGTCCAGGCGTTGGACCGCGAAGCCGACAGCCGGCAGATCGTGCTGCAGAAGGAACTGAGCGAGACCATCGTGCAGGACGAGACGCCGCCGGCCTGGGCGTGGCCGTCGCGATAACATCCTTCGGGATGCCGATCCTTTCCGCGGGCCGGCTGTTGTCGTACCCCACGCCTTCCGATAGGTTCCGGCTCCTTTTCCCGCCATTCGTTCGAATCAAAGTTCCGCATGCTCGGCCGCCCCAAACTCGTTCTCGCCTCCGGCTCGCCGCGACGGCTCGCGCTGCTCAATCAGGCCGGGATCGAGCCCGACGCGCTGCGCCCGGCCGATGTCGATGAGACGCCGATCAGGGGCGAATTGCCGCGCGCTTGCGCCAATCGGCTGGCGCGCGCCAAGGCCGAGGCGGCGCTGAAATCGGTGCAGCTCGACGACGATCTGCGCGGCGCCTTCCTGCTCGCTGCCGACACCGTGGTGGCGGTCGGCCGCCGCATCCTGCCCAAGGCCGAACTGGTCGACGAGGCCTCGCAATGCCTGCGGCTGCTATCGGGCCGCAACCACCGCGTCTACACCGCGGTCTGCCTGGTGACGCCGAAAGGCGGCTTCCGCCAGCGCCTGATCGAGACCAAGGTGCGGTTCAAGCGGCTGTCGGAGGAGGACATCGACGGCTATGTCGCCTCCGGCGAATGGCGCGGCAAGGCCGGCGGCTACGCCGTGCAGGGCATCGCCGGCAGCTTCGTGGTCAAGCTCGTCGGCTCCTACACCAACATCGTCGGCCTGCCGCTGTACGAGACGGTGTCGCTGCTGGGTGGCGAAGGCTACCCGATCCGGTTCGGCTGGCTCAATGCCTCCTGACGCGCCCGCAGACAGGTCCGGCGCCGGCAAAACCGCTGCGGCAAAGCGGTGTCCGGTCTGTGGCAAACCCGCGACTGCGGAATCCCGGCCGTTTTGCAGCGAACGCTGCCGCGACGTCGACCTCAACCGCTGGCTGTCCGGCGCCTACAAGATCCCGGCCGCCCCGGCGGACGACGACGAGGACAACTGAGGCGGTTCGGCCGGGGGCCCTGACGGACAGACTCGGCCATTGGCCGAGTCGGGGCCGTGGAAGGCGCCGTCCCCTTGGGGCGCCGGCCCACCGGGGCGCTTCGGCCGCATCTGTCGGGTCGCCGAGCCCGCCCGCCTTGCGGAAATCCCGGCGATTTTCCCCGACAAAGGCACCCTTGGACGGGTGGACAGCGCCGCCGCGGCTGACTATAACCCGGCGCTCCCCCGGCCTTCGCGCCGGGCGGAACGCCCAGGTAGCTCAGTTGGTAGAGCATGCGACTGAAAATCGCAGTGTCGGTGGTTCGATCCCGCCCCTGGGCACCATCAGCCTTTTCGGCATTTGCCTCTCATCACAAATTCCGATCCTGCGCCTGTCCGGCCTTTAGGGTTGGCACGGCTCGTCGCTGGGGCCAGTTCTGGTGAAAGTGTCCCGATCGGGATGATTTTGCCGGCTGTCGACGAATCCATCTGAGATAGTCCCGATCGGGATCGTTCTTTGGCATGCAGCCGAAAACATGCCGGGTGTCGATTGATGCCTCGTGCTGATCGGCGTGCGACGGGCCGTCCGGCGGTGAATCGCCTCGCGTTCATCCGCACGCTGAACTTCAGCCCCGCCGCCGCATTCCTGCCCCCCGGGGCGGGCATGCGGAACCCCGGCTGTTGTCGGCGGAGCGGCGGCGCTAAGCAGGGCGACTGCTTCCCCGCGCCGCGCGCCAGCGCAGCGCCTCGGGGCAAGTCTTTTCGCCGGCACGCAGGCACATATCGCGCGGACGGGCGCAACAGGATGAATGACGATCATGCATGATGAATTCGCCGCCGATCTGCGCGGGCTGGCGGCGCGGGGGCGGCTGCGGTCGCTGCGCGCGCGGGCGGGGATCGACTTCACGTCGAACGACTATCTCGGCCTCGCCGAATCCGACGAATTGCGGCGCGCGGCGGCGGACGCCGTGGCGCGCGGGGTGCCGGTGGGGGCCGGCGGATCGCGGCTGCTGCGCGGCAATCATCCCGAGCACGAGGCGCTCGAGGCGGAGGCCGCGGCTTATTTCGGCGCCGAGACGGCGCTGTATTTCGGCGGCGGCTATGTGGCCAATCTGGCGATCTTTTCGACGCTGCCGCAGCGCGGCGATCTGGTCGTGCACGACGAACTGATCCATGCCAGCGTCCACGAGGGGATGCGCCGCGGGCGCGCCGAGTGCGTGGCGGCGGCGCATAATGATGCCGATGCGTTCGACGGCGCGGTGAAGCGCTGGCGCGCGGCCGGTGGCAAAGGCCGGCCGTGGCTCGCGGTCGAGAGCCTCTACAGCATGGACGGCGACAGCCCCGATCTTGGCGCGCTGCTCGCGGTCGCCGATCGCCACGACGCGATGATGGTGATCGACGAGGCGCATGCCACCGGCGTGCTCGGGCCGCAGGGTCGCGGCCTCGCCGCCGCCTTCGAGGGCCGCGACAACGTCGTCACGCTGCACACCTGCGGCAAGGCGCTCGGCACCGTCGGCGGATTCATTCTGGCGCCGCGCACGATCCGCGATTTCCTCGTCAACCGGGCGCGGCCCTTCATCTTCGCGACCGCGCCGTCGCCGCTGGTCGCCGCGATCACGCGCGCGGCGATCGAATTGTCGCGGACCAATCCGGCGCGGCGGGAGCGCCTTGCGCGCCTCGTGCAGTTCGCCGGCGGCGAGCTGCGCCGCCGTTGCGGAATCGCGCCGTCCGGGTCGCAGATCCTGCCGGTGATCATCGGCGCCGACACCGCGGCTGTCGCGGTCGCCGCGTCGTTGCAGCAGCGCGGCTTCGATGTCCGCGCGATCCGCCCGCCGACCGTGCCCGAGGGCACCGCGCGGCTGCGCATCGCGCTGACGGCGACGATCGACGAGGCGACGATCGCGGATCTGTTCGCGGCGATCGCCGAAGAGATGCGGAAGGCGGCATGACAAACGCCATCATCGTCACCGGCACCGACACCGGGATCGGCAAGACCGTGTTCGCGGCCGCGCTCGCCGGCGCGCTCGATGCTTCCTACTGGAAGCCGGTGCAGGCCGGCATCGAGGACGAGACCGACCGGCAGGCGGTGCTGCGGCTGTCCGGCCTGTCCGAGGCGCACTTGTTGCCGGAAGCCTATCGGCTGAACACGCCGGCCTCGCCGCATCTCGCCGCCGAGATCGACGGCGTCACCATCGACGCGGAGGCACTGGTGCTGCCGGAGATCGACGGGCCGCTCGTCGTGGAAGGCGCCGGCGGATTGCTGGTGCCGCTGACGCGCAGTCTGACTTACATCGACGTATTCGCGCGCTGGCATGCGCCGGTGGTGCTGTGCGCGCGCACCACGCTCGGCACCATCAATCACACGCTGCTGTCGATCGAGGCGCTGCGCGCCCGCGCGATTCCGCTGCTCGGCGTGGCCTTCATCGGCGACGAGAATGCCGAATCCGAACGCGTCATCGCCGAAATCGGACGCGCGCGGCGGCTCGGGCGCCTTCCGCATCTCGCGCAACTCACACCTGAATCGCTGCGCGCGGCGTTCGCGCAGAATTTCGCCACCGACGACTTCCTGAAAGACCCCGCCCCATGACATCGACCTCGCCGGTCTGGCATCCCTTCACCCAGCACGCGGTGCAGCCCGAGGCGACGATGATCGCGAAGGGCGAGGGCGCCTGGCTGGAAACCGCGGATGGCGGCCGGATCTATGATGCGATCTCGTCGTGGTGGGTGGTGACCCACGGCCATCGTCATCCGCGGATCGTCCAGGCCATCAAGGATCAGGCCGACCGTCTCGATCAGGTGATCTTCGCCGGCTTCACCCACGAGCCCGCGGAAAAACTGGCGCGACGTCTGGTCGCGATCACGCCGCCCGGGCTCGACTACGTGTTCTTTTCAGACAGTGGTTCGACCTCGGTCGAAGTCGCGCTGAAGATGGCGCTCGGGTTCTGGCGGCATCGCGGCGAGGCCCGCAGCCGCATCCTGGCGCTGCAGGGCGCTTACCATGGCGACACCATCGGCGGCATGTCGGTCGGCGAGCGCGGCGTCTTCAACGCGCCTTACGATCCGCTGCTGTTTCAGGTCGACCGGCTGCCGTTTCCGGCGGAAGGGCGCGAGCAGGCGACGCTCGATGCGCTGGAGACGTCATGCCGCGCCGGCGGCGTCGCAGCACTGATCGTCGAGCCGCTGATCCTCGGCGCCGGCGGCATGCTGATCTATCCGCCCGCGGTGCTGGCGGAGATGAAGCGGATCTGCGCCGGCCACGGCGTCCTGCTGATCGCCGACGAAGTGATGACCGGATGGGGACGCACCGGCACGCTGTTCGCGTGCGAGCAGGCTGATGTGGTGCCCGACATCGCCTGCTACTCGAAGGGCCTCACCGGCGGCTCGCTGCCGCTGGCGGTGACGCTGTGCCGCGCCGAGATCTTCGACGCGCATTATTCGACCGACCGGGCCAAGACGTTCTTTCACTCCAGTTCGTACACCGCCAATCCGATCGCCTGCGCGGCGGCGGCGGCCAATCTCGAGATCTGGGACGAAGAGCCGGTGCGCGAGCGCATCGCGCAACTGGCCGCATGGCACGGGAGCAAGCTCGACCGCTTCCGCGACGATCGGCGGTTTGCAAATGTCCGGCAGCTCGGCACCATCGCGGCGCTCGATGTGATCGCTGGCGATGCCGGCTACATGGCGAACATCGGTCCGCATCTGCACCGGAGTTTCCGCGAGCGCGGCCTGCTGGTCCGGCCGCTCGGCAACACGATCTATCTGATGCCGCCCTACTGCAGCAGCGAGGCCGATCTCGATCTGGTGTATGACGCGATCGGGCAGATCGTGGACGGGATCGCGTGACTTTCTCACGCGCGCCCAATGAGCCGGGTGACGCGGGCGCCGGCCGGATCGCCCCTCAGCGTCTGGCTCAAAACGAGAGCAACACGATCAGGCACTCGAGTTCGTCTTTGCGCGGAGCACACGGATCGGCGCACCGCGCCGTCCAGGCTCCGCGACCAAGCAATCCAGATCTCGTGCTCGGCGCACTGGATTGCTTCGCTTCGCTCGCAATGACGGGGATAGGGCGTTGATAGGTATTTTCGGCCGGACTCTCAGCCGAGTTCCTGAACGACGTGATCGCAACTGGAGCAGCGGAAGACCACCTTCGACGGCTGGTGCGTCCGCCTCGGCAGGCGACCGAGCAATCTCATGTCGCCGCCGCAAATCTCGCATTTGCGGGAAGGTGCTTCTGAATGTGTCATGATGAATTGCAATGTTACTGTAAAGTTTACTTTACACGTTGCACAAACCTTTGTCAGGTCTAATTTTTATTCATTATTCGAGCGGCCATCGCGGCTAATTGAGTGAAGGGGTGAAATGATACCAACGGCTTTGATCTTCGACGTCGACGGGACGCTCGCGGAGACGGAAGAGCTTCACCGGCAGGCTTTCAACGACACCTTCGCCGCGGAGGCGTTGCCCTGGAATTGGGACGCGCCCGCCTATCGGAAGCTGTTGGAGGTCGCCGGCGGCAAGGAGCGGATCGCGCATTTTCTGCAGTCGGAGCCCGAAGGCGCCGCGCGCGCCGCGGACCGGATCGCCGACCTGCACGCGGCCAAGACCGGCCGCTACACCGCGCTGGTCGCCGCGGGCGCGACGCTGCGGCCGGGGGTGGCGCGGCTGATCCGGGAGGCCAAGGCCGCCGGGGTGCGGCTCGCGATCGCCACCACCACCAGCCTGCCGAATGTCGAGGCGCTGCTCGGCGCGTCGCTGGGCCGCGAGGCGATGACGCTGTTCGACGTGGTCGGCGCCGGCGATGTCGTGCCCGCGAAGAAGCCCGCACCGGATATCTATCACTACGTGCTGGAGCGGCTGGCGCTGCCGGCCGCGCGCTGCGTCGCTTTCGAGGATTCCACCAACGGCGTGCGGGCGGCCATCGGCGCGGGGCTCGCCACCATCGTGACGCCGGGCATCTACACCGAGGGCGACGATTTCGCCGGCGCGCTGGCGGTGCTGAGCGATCTCGGCGAGCCGGACGCGCCGTATCGGCATCTCGCCGGCGCCGGCGCCGCCGACGATCTGGTGACGCTCGACGCGCTGGGGCGCTGGCTCGAACTCGCCTGAACCGTCCGCTGAGCGCAGCGGGTCAGCGCGGCCGCACGATCTTGAACACGCCGTTGGCGAGGATGACGCAGCGGCCATCGACGCTCACTTCGGTCGAGGTGAAGATCAGGCTGCGGGTCGCGCGCACCACCCGCGGCCGCGCGATCAACAGATCGCCGATCTCGCCCGCATCGACGAAATGCGTGTCGAGTTGCACGGTGGCGACATGCGGCGCGCCGGATTGTTCGCGCGCGGCCATGCCGGAGGCGCGGTCCGCCAGCGTCATCATCAGCCCGCCCTGAACCAGGCCGCGGCGGTTGCGGTGCTTTGCAGCCGTCGCGATCGCGTATTCATGATGGCCGTCGACGACGCGATGCCACAGCGGCCCGACCAGATCGATGAAGCCGTCGTCGTGGACCACGGTCCAGCCGTCGGCTTTCAGGCTGCGGGCAGTCTCGGTCATGCGCGGTGTGTCCTCCGCCACGGAAACGCCGCGGCGATGGTTTCCTCGGGCACGCCGCCGGTGTAGTCAAGCCGGATGAGCCATCTGCACAACGACACTTTGCGCGCCGACATCGCCGCGCGCTGCCGCACCTTCCCGCGCCACGACGACGGCCTGACGCCGCACGGCCTCAAACGCGCCGCGGTGGCGATCACGGTGGTGGCCGGCCCCGACGGGGCGGCCTCGTTCCTGCTGACGTTCCGCGCCGCGCGATTGCGCGCGCACAGCAACCAATGGGCGCTGCCGGGCGGCCGCTGCGACGAAGGCGAGACCGCCCCCGAAACCGCGCTGCGCGAATTGCACGAGGAACTCGGTCTCGCCTTGCAGGCCGGCGACGTGCTCGGCATGCTCGACGACTATCCGACCCGCTCCGGCTATCTGATCACCCCGGTGGTGGCGTGGGCCGCATCCGCGGCGGAGCTTGCGCCCAATCCGGACGAAGTCGCCTCGGTGCATCACATCGCGCTCGCCGACATCGCGCACGAGGAGGCGTTCGATTTCACCCGGATTCCGGAGAGCGAGCGTCGCGTGGTCAGGTTCCGCCACGCCGGCGACTACATCCACGCGCCGACCGCGGCGCTGATCTATCAGTTCCGCGAAGTGCTGGCCGGCCGGGCGACGCGCGTCGCCGATCTGGAACAGCCGGTGTTCGCCTGGAAGTAGCGTCCGGCAGCGGACGCATCGGGTTTGCGATTTGTCGCAGGCGGCGAAGCGAAGTGATTCATTCACCACTCGATGCGATATGATTCGCCGTATGCTGATCGCCTCGATTCGGAACCCGCTCCGCTCTTCCCTGCTGCGCAAGTCGAGCGTTGCGCTGCTGACGCTGCTCGTGACCGCGTCGCTTGCGCCCGCCCAAACCGCCGCGCCGCTGCCGCCACGGCTCGCCAATGCGATGGCGCAGGCCGCCTCGCCGCAGGCGATCGCCGAGTATCGCTACCGGCTGCAGCAATATCAGGCCGCGCGCGCCGAATACGACGCCGACGCCGAGGCGTATTGGAGCGCGGTCGCCGACAAACGCCGCACCCGCAACGCCAAGCGCCGCGCCGGCGATCGGGTGACGGTCGACGACTACGTGCTGGCGCAGCCGCCGGTCTACACCGGGCCGAAGCGGCCGGTCGATCCTGAGCCGTCGCGAGAGCCGCCGCGCGAGCGCAGGTCGATTCCGGTGGTCGCCGATTTCCTGAAGGCGTCGGCGCAATACTATCAGTTCACGCCGCAGCGGCCGAGCGCCGAGGTCGAATTCAAGCGCGCTTACGCCCGCGTCGCCCGCGCCATGGGGCTGACCCCCGAGCAGGCGGTGCGGGTCTATGCGTTCGAGACCGGCGGCAACGGCGATCACGACATGCAGTCGGGGCTCAGCAAGTCGCGGCCCGGCTCGCGCGCGATCTCCACCGCGATCGGCTACAATCAGTTGCTCACCACCAACACGCTGGTGCTGCTGGCCGAGCAGGGCCATCACATCCTCAAGGCGCTGAACGACAAGGCGGCGCGATTGTCCGGTCCGCAACGCGCGGTGCTGGAGCGCAAGATCGCGGTGGTCAAGCGGATGGTGGCGTTCGCGCGGTCGATCCCGGGCAATTGGAGCGAGCACGAGAAGCTCGGTCGCACGCCGCAGGGCTGGGGCGTGCATGCGCTGGTGCTCGACATCGATGTCGGGCCGCTGCTGCAGACCCACAAGCTGCTGACCTCGGTGAATTTCGCGCGGCTGAAGGGCTACACCCAGCCGCTCACCGCCGCCGAGCTGGAGATGATGAATCTCACCGGCGACGGCACCGGGCTCGACATGGTGACGATGCCGCAGGCGATGCGCGAGATCGTGCCGACCGCGAATTTCTTCCAGCGCTCGGGCTACGAGCGCAATCCGGTGGCGATCCGGCACAACACGGTGGCGAAGCTGCTGGCGATCACCGATTCGCGGATGGATGCCAACAGCAAGAATCCGGGCGCGCGCGAACTCGCCGCCGCGTTCTGACCGCGCCTGTTTCGATCAGCGGTCCGGGCCGAACTTGAAGCTGCCGTCGTCCTCGAGGAACGGCCCGGTGCGCATGTAGAGCTGGCCGTTGGCGCCGAGGAAGAACAGCGTGTCTTTCGGCACCTTCTTGGCGCCCTTGAACAGCTCCTTGGCGTTGCTGGTCCCCATCTTGTAGGCGAAGGTCTTGCTGTCGCGGGTGTAGCCGTAGCCCATGTCCGGCGACAGCACCCACGGCGCCGGCTCCTCGGCGCGCGCGGAAAGCGGTAGTGCGAGCGCGCCGACGACCGCCGCCGCCAGCAGCGTCTCGAGGGATGGGGCGATCATGGCTGCAGTCTCCTTCGACTTCCGACTTCCGGTGCGGGGCGCCGCATGTGACGGCCACATGGGGATATGGCGGTCGAGTCGCGCTTGAACAAATCACGAACAATGCGACTGCGTCAAGCAGACCGCGATTCTGGTAGCACCGGATGTTCTTCCGAACGAAGTGGATGGCATTGGTGTGAAGGAAATACGTCGGATGAGGCATCCGGAATTCGCGTCGCGGTGGTGCGCGATCTCGTCACTGGCGGTCCGGACTCTTCCGCCCGCGCCGATTCCGGACTAGAGCTGTTCCGGTTCTGATCGAATCAGAACCGGCCGCCGGATTGTTGTTTCGACGCGTTCCGTCCACGCGAACCGGTGTCCACTTCGCAGGAAAACGCTCCGGAAGCGGCGGCGAATACGATCAAGGGGGTGGACGATGCGCG
This genomic window contains:
- the yacG gene encoding DNA gyrase inhibitor YacG, which codes for MPPDAPADRSGAGKTAAAKRCPVCGKPATAESRPFCSERCRDVDLNRWLSGAYKIPAAPADDDEDN
- a CDS encoding AAA family ATPase, translating into MITRLAVSGYRSLRDVRLSLGPLNVVTGANGTGKSSLYRALKLLADIAQGRVIQSLAAEGGLQSTLWAGPETLSRSMKQGVHPVQGTTRSKRVGLKLGFAGTDYGYAIDLGLPVPSERSLFARDPEIKAESVWTGELLGRANAFAERRGPSVRVRDEGGQWRETYRTLATYDSMMTHCADPKDALELLLLRERMNGWRFYDQLRTDRDAPARRPQIGTYTPVLASDGADLAAAIQTIIEIGDPDRLDETVVDAFPRARLAVAALDGYFELEMQQHGLLRPLKTAELSDGTLRYLLLVAALLSPRPPDLMILNEPEASLHPDLLAPLARLIAAAAERSQIIVVSHARGLVQALDREADSRQIVLQKELSETIVQDETPPAWAWPSR
- a CDS encoding CoA pyrophosphatase; its protein translation is MSHLHNDTLRADIAARCRTFPRHDDGLTPHGLKRAAVAITVVAGPDGAASFLLTFRAARLRAHSNQWALPGGRCDEGETAPETALRELHEELGLALQAGDVLGMLDDYPTRSGYLITPVVAWAASAAELAPNPDEVASVHHIALADIAHEEAFDFTRIPESERRVVRFRHAGDYIHAPTAALIYQFREVLAGRATRVADLEQPVFAWK
- the bioD gene encoding dethiobiotin synthase, whose product is MTNAIIVTGTDTGIGKTVFAAALAGALDASYWKPVQAGIEDETDRQAVLRLSGLSEAHLLPEAYRLNTPASPHLAAEIDGVTIDAEALVLPEIDGPLVVEGAGGLLVPLTRSLTYIDVFARWHAPVVLCARTTLGTINHTLLSIEALRARAIPLLGVAFIGDENAESERVIAEIGRARRLGRLPHLAQLTPESLRAAFAQNFATDDFLKDPAP
- a CDS encoding Maf-like protein, producing the protein MLGRPKLVLASGSPRRLALLNQAGIEPDALRPADVDETPIRGELPRACANRLARAKAEAALKSVQLDDDLRGAFLLAADTVVAVGRRILPKAELVDEASQCLRLLSGRNHRVYTAVCLVTPKGGFRQRLIETKVRFKRLSEEDIDGYVASGEWRGKAGGYAVQGIAGSFVVKLVGSYTNIVGLPLYETVSLLGGEGYPIRFGWLNAS
- a CDS encoding HAD-IA family hydrolase, producing MIPTALIFDVDGTLAETEELHRQAFNDTFAAEALPWNWDAPAYRKLLEVAGGKERIAHFLQSEPEGAARAADRIADLHAAKTGRYTALVAAGATLRPGVARLIREAKAAGVRLAIATTTSLPNVEALLGASLGREAMTLFDVVGAGDVVPAKKPAPDIYHYVLERLALPAARCVAFEDSTNGVRAAIGAGLATIVTPGIYTEGDDFAGALAVLSDLGEPDAPYRHLAGAGAADDLVTLDALGRWLELA
- a CDS encoding PaaI family thioesterase, translating into MTETARSLKADGWTVVHDDGFIDLVGPLWHRVVDGHHEYAIATAAKHRNRRGLVQGGLMMTLADRASGMAAREQSGAPHVATVQLDTHFVDAGEIGDLLIARPRVVRATRSLIFTSTEVSVDGRCVILANGVFKIVRPR
- a CDS encoding 8-amino-7-oxononanoate synthase, with amino-acid sequence MHDEFAADLRGLAARGRLRSLRARAGIDFTSNDYLGLAESDELRRAAADAVARGVPVGAGGSRLLRGNHPEHEALEAEAAAYFGAETALYFGGGYVANLAIFSTLPQRGDLVVHDELIHASVHEGMRRGRAECVAAAHNDADAFDGAVKRWRAAGGKGRPWLAVESLYSMDGDSPDLGALLAVADRHDAMMVIDEAHATGVLGPQGRGLAAAFEGRDNVVTLHTCGKALGTVGGFILAPRTIRDFLVNRARPFIFATAPSPLVAAITRAAIELSRTNPARRERLARLVQFAGGELRRRCGIAPSGSQILPVIIGADTAAVAVAASLQQRGFDVRAIRPPTVPEGTARLRIALTATIDEATIADLFAAIAEEMRKAA
- a CDS encoding adenosylmethionine--8-amino-7-oxononanoate transaminase, with product MTSTSPVWHPFTQHAVQPEATMIAKGEGAWLETADGGRIYDAISSWWVVTHGHRHPRIVQAIKDQADRLDQVIFAGFTHEPAEKLARRLVAITPPGLDYVFFSDSGSTSVEVALKMALGFWRHRGEARSRILALQGAYHGDTIGGMSVGERGVFNAPYDPLLFQVDRLPFPAEGREQATLDALETSCRAGGVAALIVEPLILGAGGMLIYPPAVLAEMKRICAGHGVLLIADEVMTGWGRTGTLFACEQADVVPDIACYSKGLTGGSLPLAVTLCRAEIFDAHYSTDRAKTFFHSSSYTANPIACAAAAANLEIWDEEPVRERIAQLAAWHGSKLDRFRDDRRFANVRQLGTIAALDVIAGDAGYMANIGPHLHRSFRERGLLVRPLGNTIYLMPPYCSSEADLDLVYDAIGQIVDGIA